The Campylobacter curvus genome includes the window CATCGGGCTAGCCACCGGCACGTTGCTAGCCTTTGCCAACGTCGTTATGCGCTACTGCTTTAACAGCGGATGGTCGTGGGCAGGAGAGGTGACAAACTACCTTTTCATCTGGTCGGCGTTTTTCGCTGCGGCGTATGGCTTTAACAAGGGCATTCACATCAGTGTCACGATCCTAATCGAAAAATTCCCACCCGCTTTGGCAAAGGCGTGCCTTGTCTTTTCGCACGTGCTAACGAGCGTATTTTTGCTTTTCATCGTGGTTTATGGCGTGGAGTACTTGCAAATTTTACACGAGATGGATCAGATGATGATCGATCTAAATATCCCGCAATGGGTGCCGATGCTGGTGCTACCGATCGCGTTTTTAGGTGCGAGCTACCGCGCGGGAGAAAAGATCGTGCAGGTAGCTAAAACGCCCGCCGATCGCGTCGTGCTAAACGCCGAGGCCGAGCTCGTGCATGATAGCGTAGTGAAAAACTAAGGAGCGGCGATGACGATAGCATTTTTATTTATTTTGCTCTTTGGACTCATGCTAATTGGCGTGCCGGTCGCCGTATCGCTGGGAACGAGCACGGTTTTGACGATGATATTTTTCACCGATCTGGACGTCGCTGGCATACCTCAGCTCATCTTTGACGGGATCAATAAATTTAGCCTGATGGCGATCCCGATGTTTATCCTCGCAGGGAATTTACTAAGCAAAGGCGGCTCCGCCAGACGTATCATCGACTTTGCAAAGTCCATGGTCGGGCACTTGCCGGGCGGTTTGCCGATGAGCGCGATATTTGCCTGCATCATCTTTGCCGCGGTATCTGGCAGCTCGCCTGCGACGGTCGTAGCGATAGGCTCGATAATGTTCGCCGCGATAAAGGAAGCCGGCTACCCCAAAGAATACGCCGTGGGCGGCATCACGACCGCCGGCTCGCTTGGCATTTTGATCCCGCCCTCGGTGGTGATGATCGTTTATGGCGTCACGGCAGAGGTCAGTATCGGCAAGCTCTTCATGGCGGGCGTCGTGCCCGGGCTCATGCTAGGGA containing:
- a CDS encoding TRAP transporter small permease, whose product is MQNFFKILDVGIASINKTIAVIGLATGTLLAFANVVMRYCFNSGWSWAGEVTNYLFIWSAFFAAAYGFNKGIHISVTILIEKFPPALAKACLVFSHVLTSVFLLFIVVYGVEYLQILHEMDQMMIDLNIPQWVPMLVLPIAFLGASYRAGEKIVQVAKTPADRVVLNAEAELVHDSVVKN